One stretch of Acholeplasma laidlawii PG-8A DNA includes these proteins:
- a CDS encoding cadherin-like beta sandwich domain-containing protein, whose amino-acid sequence MKYKRIIALMFIFLATIIMNIQSTSAVSAKMEIYFEIGGQKNFTKAYLDQQYFEDPYDGDVVRADIYAVSLTGSTERLTNIQFDFSSNSKLQGISYVETLGTYVPFAGGRPENWFDSGTLNNSVILATSGGADASITTTPVKLATVLIKYNKNDPAENLEIEMIMEAASWDSGTIEYTGTDISLASIIIGDPNSTPDATLSALNITGTTTSKVYPFNVSATEVEGKITQNITIDYQDSIGGLTINPVFTKTSLGSSNYVKTESKASTNYQTGDTITITTTDGDATKIYEIKLTVSSESTNTGIELKLAQGDLGTITFNSVDNRYEIVTPFTENDIKILATTAYPFATLDKNEIRVTNIEQDVFTHIGDFNVTAENGSTTTNYPVYVKREKGSSDANIKIITNEYPQGLAPVGNVFTINYPHTKTSLSFQIAKNQTGQTIKYKEVGTTTYKDYTTGIISKSSLETGETYSYEVVVTPESQFPDEVVTYIVNFVIEPSNDTSIKTGDIKVQESGLTAINLNITNLVYTVSNNSSEFVTLTIDPGSKREAKIGEGTYQSAQLIHQISVASLNYGTNNFILTIKAQDGTEKEYTIKIEKKSDQAELESIIFRTDDGTVIANLDDFTFISSENKYTYSFDYGLFPSNLKLETKTSTKSIIKGTTTNQLITPLDFSGMYEVIKTTSLEVTSENGAVVKNYTIQITRTAADSNNDISAINIGGLPFSQFQIGDSNVTYNKVIVEPVGGINTLNFEVLLPTTSKATIKVGSTTFTKNETGRYSTNIPFVRGIEQNVTIIVTAQNGEKNTIIIPFVVATNDTTLKSLNIEGTDFVFDPAKLNNTININYSFNSNVTITASPQNVDSKVYIDGQVRINDTYVKAIGNGTTTFKVWVESEAGTKGSEYVINIVRAQAKTDNSLESFVLKTNNGEIIDLSFLSSKTNYTVTIDDRDELWPLIYSAEVNEQNYAYIGTKGTTSLIDQQFNVLSGATSNLTIQVYSEGGVLKTYTISIKRANDVKTFESVTVSGTGFVTQTFTAQEFISGVLDIGNIAYNVDRLNITFNMVDGSKSMITSNFIGDNQTGIWLFSKTGVIEGQFRVKSQAGNFGEYLKIRVNRQVAQSHKNLDDLEVMVNGNNILLDFDPTTNTYTLRVDRQVNTVTFVATVLSSDRSSVQTPFSLTDTSGLNHRYTYTYNLNDPAAQPSNVIDIIVKAEDGTSNTYKVTIWRKNVEIGIDNIVIKNGSTVIYTGDILSVPNLGEFDFQTNQLTFIVTPKDRFARISFNGGTTLFADEDGLITYTHTLVVGTNQIITLRIQSDLLSTEYAAEAKSQNYNFTYTRKAASTLAELDSLEIIVGGINLLDGVFDSSIIRYEGEYLRVDRTHMSVQISAVGKEFSTVTGLGIKEIKPGITNSYTITVTSQSGTHSKEYTVYIVSKNDDHEINNIKGNSNDIGFIDSEFEYTLDNVLYTVSSLPIHVVLNDTFANYYVNGVKNATSIPLQYGNNIIEIYGESEYGTKSGNTYRLNVYRNEPYKDTDISSLSITNISNSQNITYKADGTNYLVELPDTSSISNVKVDIELKNTDKQVLESTFNLSNIVLTYNGEGGLDQTITFKVSAEDNSTKTYQIRFVKNIVLSSDNSLSNVSIKNQDNQVVTFPFDELLANNSVVLNLPYSQKSLNIEITPTHNKAQVTPNKLNNISLVVGENTFEFSITAEDGTVSDPYTITIHRQAASKEINLNNLTVTDPLNSGLYLLGLDTLSPKGITFNPTTKTYNIKLDETYINEEIIINIVKGHIAQTITGPINAPLTLNHGTNRFEIFIKAEDETVTQGKYTIIIEVLYKSNSLQSLTVDGKALTVQDVNYFDTEKESVTITPVLTHQAHGSFVIKDSLGNVVTNTPNLNFDENVFTIEIKNEYGEIVKTHTLEITRLKSSEKTLSNVSLIGSNGTNYITFDPLTLTYTVEVPQNVEHVTLGAIIPAKATATGLGKYIINLDETITITFKVTAEDGSESEIYTIGVTRRALSTNNHLEEISIIDTLDPTNYLIGISGKNPDIVFDKTTNNYVINLGLEYLDIKYRNLIIRYVKSDTYQTVDKTNPSTLTLNKGANVFVVTVLAEDSINTQPFIYTITINVLNKENDLKHLTINGDVQDTSSNEIHYTTEEEQANILSESLFNDGSIILKDKVGKVITSPLNLEMGENKVSVEVLNAYNEVVQVYEVIITRLASSDNEFTATLTGTSGAQLLNFDKDIETYNINVDYLTTEVTLAIVKNAKATSFGEGVYTLVSGETKEITFYVEAENGDVSPLYTVYVTRLFNTEDKLANLGIKTNLEDLLTTANFDPENNLYQFSLNEYHTNVTFSYIANYGQTLSGTPFNVAQPLTHGLNVFEIEVQPEDLAIEAFIIRVEITIINSEINLQNLFIDGVDRLLPGESIIRLEDVSSDKKTLDIEAVLTDLYGTVKINGNLSEHFILDILPGENTIKIDVTSEDGSTTKTYTVLVKQLLDDLDTLDNILVKTQDNLYLLGDASVNPQIVFDALTNTYKFVVNETVEHIMIDVTNASTKQTVTGDLRIPLNIKHGINRFEISVQPEDLNKPARTYLIEVEKVNDEILIDQLLVGQTDIYEEGVLDYVMDSVTNDQKTIKVIPMISNFGTYVIYDTEGNLVQDHDVNLSFGQNTIRIVFTSESGKTTKTITLTIEQTYSSDNQIIDVRFFDASTNINRLNFDPEITTYDLEFPASTTIARLRVETHNKALVFINGVQEINTRKDFNLTSGNTITVKFYVIAENGDKGIEYTINVYKRKATDPVLSDNTNLLDVTIEIPINKLIFDFDPTIYEYNIQLPFGHDEMYIKGHTESKAATVFGEGAYALIPGLTKVIRLRVTAEDGTVAEKEYKFNITRALPNTDTTLKTLVIEDVNGNILAFDQSIFNPENRTYNITLNDDMKLNTVHVLAEKNHETQILYNTGIIQLHGEVEGYYNTIITVTVVAEDGSIGEYIIYVLHDLDFASLAEVKDISILGDDGISYFGLEFKNNIYVYEDILVPFNVDTTRLIVQTIGNVIYLDASNTEIEDNRLQSFGVGSQIVYRFRIESTNGSNTSEVYTIYVNRQLPDTNSLLETLEINGEMVRGFNPDIFEYTIVHPLQFEKYLDIYGVAQSDNSTVKGNDVYTLIEGQTRTITIEVKAQSGDVSSYKLHISYVNSNALLGELTVYEMIGEHDIQNTIPLLDDTLEYTIIIGKHTRYVNIKGFAKDQGGASIRGFGIREIGSEDTVVHITVTSGDGLEELTYVLTLRRDTSLSNLKEITLLQINNEEVITSDENDPFVYKYSLSNGTQSVKLNAVANNSSKVSINGSDFSTNNMGEIILTDIQESQVIKISVQAEDGSIQHYMVIIERVQQPSLLLTILLIISIILWVIAAMTYILKRIRKNNKKDKNQLIF is encoded by the coding sequence ATGAAATATAAAAGAATAATTGCACTGATGTTTATTTTCTTAGCTACAATCATAATGAACATTCAATCAACAAGTGCAGTATCAGCGAAAATGGAAATTTATTTTGAAATAGGTGGGCAAAAGAACTTTACAAAGGCTTATCTAGATCAACAATACTTTGAAGATCCTTATGATGGTGATGTTGTTAGGGCAGATATATATGCTGTGTCACTCACAGGAAGTACAGAAAGATTAACAAACATTCAGTTTGATTTTTCATCAAACAGTAAACTACAAGGTATATCTTATGTTGAAACACTAGGTACATATGTACCATTTGCTGGAGGTAGACCTGAAAATTGGTTTGATAGTGGTACTCTAAATAATTCTGTTATACTAGCAACTAGCGGTGGAGCAGATGCATCTATTACAACTACTCCAGTAAAACTTGCGACTGTACTAATCAAATATAACAAAAATGATCCGGCGGAGAATTTAGAAATTGAGATGATAATGGAAGCTGCAAGTTGGGATAGTGGAACTATTGAATACACTGGAACTGATATCTCGTTGGCAAGTATCATCATAGGAGATCCTAACTCAACCCCTGATGCAACACTCTCTGCACTAAACATTACTGGAACTACAACAAGTAAAGTATATCCATTCAATGTTTCTGCTACAGAAGTAGAAGGCAAGATCACGCAAAATATTACAATAGATTATCAAGACAGTATTGGTGGTTTAACCATCAATCCTGTCTTTACCAAAACAAGTTTAGGTAGTTCTAACTATGTCAAGACTGAAAGTAAAGCATCCACTAATTATCAGACAGGTGATACGATTACAATTACTACTACTGATGGGGATGCAACAAAGATCTATGAAATCAAGTTAACTGTCAGTAGTGAATCAACAAATACTGGAATCGAACTTAAACTAGCACAAGGTGATTTAGGAACAATTACTTTTAACAGTGTAGACAATCGCTATGAGATTGTAACACCCTTCACAGAAAATGATATAAAGATACTAGCTACAACAGCATATCCTTTTGCAACACTGGATAAAAATGAAATTAGAGTAACTAACATCGAGCAAGATGTATTTACGCATATTGGTGATTTCAATGTTACAGCTGAAAACGGCTCAACAACAACTAATTATCCTGTATATGTGAAACGTGAAAAAGGGTCATCAGACGCTAATATAAAAATTATAACCAATGAATATCCTCAAGGTCTTGCACCTGTGGGTAATGTATTTACAATTAATTATCCACACACTAAAACATCCTTAAGCTTTCAAATAGCTAAGAACCAAACAGGTCAAACCATTAAATATAAAGAAGTAGGTACTACAACTTATAAAGACTATACAACGGGTATCATCTCTAAGAGTTCACTAGAAACTGGTGAAACATACTCTTATGAAGTAGTGGTTACACCAGAAAGTCAATTCCCTGATGAAGTAGTTACATATATTGTAAACTTTGTTATTGAACCATCTAATGACACATCAATTAAAACGGGTGATATTAAGGTTCAAGAATCAGGCCTTACTGCTATAAATCTAAATATTACAAACTTAGTTTACACAGTAAGTAACAATAGTAGTGAGTTTGTTACTTTAACTATTGATCCAGGTAGCAAAAGAGAGGCTAAAATTGGTGAAGGTACATACCAAAGTGCACAACTCATACATCAAATTAGTGTGGCTAGCCTAAATTACGGAACCAACAATTTTATCCTTACGATTAAAGCTCAAGATGGTACTGAAAAAGAATACACAATTAAAATAGAAAAAAAATCTGATCAAGCAGAATTAGAATCGATTATATTTAGAACCGATGATGGTACTGTCATTGCAAACCTAGATGATTTTACATTCATATCATCTGAAAATAAATATACATACAGTTTTGACTATGGTCTATTTCCAAGTAACTTAAAACTGGAAACTAAAACATCAACCAAATCAATTATTAAAGGTACAACAACAAACCAATTGATTACGCCTTTAGACTTTAGTGGTATGTATGAAGTCATTAAAACTACAAGTTTAGAAGTAACATCAGAAAATGGTGCTGTAGTTAAAAACTATACAATTCAAATTACACGTACTGCTGCTGATTCTAACAATGATATAAGCGCAATCAATATTGGTGGATTACCTTTTTCTCAGTTCCAAATTGGTGACTCTAATGTCACTTATAATAAAGTAATTGTTGAACCTGTTGGTGGTATTAACACGCTTAATTTTGAAGTGTTGTTACCTACTACATCTAAAGCAACAATAAAAGTTGGTTCAACAACATTTACTAAAAATGAAACAGGAAGATACAGTACAAATATTCCATTTGTTCGAGGAATTGAACAAAATGTGACGATTATAGTCACTGCACAAAATGGTGAAAAAAATACAATTATTATTCCATTTGTTGTTGCAACAAATGATACAACGTTAAAGTCTTTAAATATTGAAGGTACTGATTTTGTTTTTGATCCAGCAAAACTTAACAATACCATTAACATCAACTATTCATTTAATAGTAATGTCACAATTACAGCATCACCTCAAAATGTAGATTCCAAAGTATACATTGATGGACAGGTGCGCATCAATGACACCTATGTTAAAGCAATTGGAAATGGCACAACAACCTTTAAAGTTTGGGTCGAAAGTGAAGCAGGAACCAAAGGCAGTGAGTATGTCATTAATATCGTGAGAGCTCAAGCAAAAACAGACAATAGTTTAGAATCCTTTGTTTTAAAAACGAACAATGGTGAAATTATTGATTTAAGTTTCTTGAGTAGTAAAACTAACTACACAGTTACAATTGATGATCGTGATGAACTATGGCCACTTATTTATTCAGCCGAAGTTAATGAACAAAACTATGCATACATTGGAACTAAAGGTACTACAAGTTTAATAGACCAACAATTTAATGTTTTAAGTGGAGCAACCTCAAACTTGACTATACAAGTATATTCAGAAGGTGGCGTACTTAAAACTTACACAATCAGCATCAAAAGAGCTAATGATGTAAAAACCTTTGAATCAGTTACTGTAAGTGGAACAGGCTTTGTTACACAAACATTTACAGCACAAGAGTTTATATCAGGTGTCCTAGACATTGGAAATATTGCATATAATGTCGATAGGTTAAACATTACATTTAACATGGTAGATGGTTCTAAATCAATGATTACATCAAACTTTATTGGTGATAATCAAACAGGTATTTGGTTATTTTCAAAAACAGGTGTGATTGAAGGTCAATTTAGAGTCAAATCTCAAGCAGGAAACTTTGGAGAATATCTAAAGATTCGTGTGAATAGACAAGTAGCCCAATCTCATAAAAATCTAGATGATCTAGAAGTAATGGTAAATGGAAACAATATCTTATTAGACTTTGATCCAACTACCAACACTTATACTTTAAGAGTAGATAGACAAGTGAATACTGTAACGTTTGTAGCTACTGTTTTATCAAGTGATCGCTCAAGTGTACAAACACCATTTAGTCTAACTGATACATCAGGGTTAAATCATAGGTATACATATACATATAATTTAAATGACCCTGCAGCACAACCATCTAATGTCATCGATATTATTGTAAAAGCAGAAGATGGTACATCAAATACCTACAAAGTTACTATTTGGCGTAAAAACGTTGAAATAGGTATTGATAATATTGTAATTAAAAATGGCTCAACTGTAATTTATACAGGTGATATTTTAAGTGTGCCTAATTTAGGTGAGTTTGATTTCCAAACAAATCAACTAACATTTATTGTGACACCAAAGGATAGATTTGCAAGAATATCCTTTAATGGTGGTACAACACTATTTGCGGATGAAGATGGTTTAATTACCTACACACATACGCTTGTAGTTGGAACCAACCAAATAATTACACTAAGAATTCAATCCGATTTACTTTCTACAGAATATGCTGCAGAAGCTAAATCTCAAAACTATAACTTTACATATACAAGAAAAGCTGCAAGTACACTAGCTGAATTAGATTCACTAGAAATCATTGTAGGTGGCATCAACTTACTAGATGGTGTATTTGATAGTTCAATCATTCGTTATGAAGGTGAATACTTAAGAGTAGATAGAACACACATGAGTGTTCAAATAAGTGCAGTTGGTAAAGAGTTTTCCACTGTAACAGGTTTAGGTATTAAAGAAATTAAACCTGGTATCACTAACAGCTATACGATTACAGTAACCTCTCAAAGCGGTACACATTCTAAAGAATATACAGTTTATATCGTAAGTAAGAATGATGATCATGAAATCAATAACATTAAAGGTAATTCAAACGACATCGGATTTATAGATAGTGAATTTGAATATACATTAGACAATGTTTTATATACAGTATCAAGTCTGCCAATTCATGTTGTCTTAAATGATACGTTTGCTAACTACTATGTAAACGGCGTTAAAAACGCTACTTCCATACCACTTCAGTATGGAAATAACATTATTGAAATATATGGTGAAAGTGAATATGGTACTAAATCAGGCAATACATATAGATTAAACGTCTACAGAAACGAACCGTATAAAGATACTGATATATCATCACTATCTATCACTAACATTTCTAATAGTCAAAATATTACTTATAAAGCAGATGGTACGAATTATTTAGTAGAACTACCTGATACAAGTTCCATTTCAAATGTTAAAGTTGACATTGAACTTAAAAACACTGATAAACAAGTACTAGAATCTACATTTAATTTATCTAATATAGTACTTACTTACAATGGTGAAGGTGGCTTAGACCAAACCATCACATTCAAGGTAAGTGCTGAAGATAATAGTACTAAGACCTATCAAATACGTTTTGTTAAAAATATTGTACTAAGCAGTGATAATTCATTAAGTAATGTATCTATTAAAAATCAAGATAACCAAGTAGTGACATTCCCATTTGATGAACTACTTGCTAATAACTCAGTTGTACTTAATTTACCTTATAGTCAAAAGAGTTTAAATATTGAAATTACACCAACACATAATAAGGCACAAGTGACACCAAATAAATTAAATAATATCAGTTTAGTTGTAGGTGAAAATACTTTTGAATTCTCGATTACTGCAGAAGATGGTACAGTATCTGATCCTTATACAATTACAATTCATAGACAGGCAGCTTCTAAAGAGATTAATCTAAACAATCTTACAGTAACAGATCCATTAAACTCAGGATTATACTTACTAGGTTTAGATACCTTAAGTCCAAAGGGAATAACATTTAACCCAACGACTAAAACATATAACATAAAACTAGATGAAACCTATATTAATGAAGAAATCATCATTAACATCGTTAAAGGTCATATCGCTCAAACAATTACTGGTCCAATTAACGCACCACTGACCCTTAACCATGGCACGAACCGCTTTGAAATCTTCATTAAGGCCGAAGATGAAACAGTAACTCAAGGTAAGTACACCATCATCATAGAAGTCTTATATAAATCAAATAGCCTACAATCTCTGACTGTAGATGGAAAAGCATTAACAGTTCAAGATGTAAACTATTTTGATACGGAAAAAGAAAGTGTAACCATTACACCTGTTTTAACACACCAGGCACATGGTAGCTTCGTGATTAAAGATAGTCTAGGGAATGTAGTAACCAATACGCCAAATCTAAACTTTGATGAAAATGTCTTCACAATTGAAATCAAAAATGAGTATGGAGAAATCGTTAAGACACATACCTTAGAAATCACACGTTTAAAATCAAGTGAGAAGACACTATCGAATGTAAGTTTAATCGGAAGTAATGGAACAAACTATATCACATTTGATCCACTCACCCTTACATATACTGTAGAAGTACCTCAAAATGTAGAACATGTCACATTAGGTGCAATAATTCCAGCCAAGGCAACAGCAACCGGCTTAGGTAAATACATAATCAACTTAGATGAAACAATCACAATTACATTTAAAGTCACAGCTGAAGATGGTTCTGAATCTGAAATTTATACCATCGGTGTAACAAGAAGAGCACTTTCTACAAACAACCACTTAGAAGAAATAAGTATTATCGATACACTGGACCCAACAAACTACTTAATTGGTATATCCGGCAAAAATCCAGATATTGTATTCGATAAGACAACTAATAACTATGTCATTAATTTAGGTTTAGAGTATTTAGACATTAAATACAGAAACTTAATTATTAGATATGTAAAATCAGATACTTACCAAACAGTAGATAAAACAAACCCAAGTACTTTAACACTTAATAAAGGTGCAAACGTATTTGTAGTCACAGTTCTAGCTGAAGATAGTATCAACACACAACCATTTATCTATACCATTACGATTAATGTATTAAACAAAGAAAATGATTTAAAACATTTAACCATTAATGGTGATGTACAAGATACATCAAGTAATGAAATACATTACACAACAGAAGAGGAACAAGCAAACATCCTATCTGAAAGCTTATTTAATGATGGTTCCATCATCTTAAAAGATAAAGTTGGTAAAGTAATTACTTCACCACTAAATCTAGAAATGGGTGAGAATAAAGTATCAGTTGAAGTATTGAATGCATATAACGAAGTGGTTCAAGTATATGAAGTCATCATCACAAGACTAGCATCTAGTGACAATGAGTTTACAGCAACACTTACTGGTACATCAGGTGCACAATTATTAAACTTTGATAAAGACATCGAAACATACAACATAAATGTAGATTACCTAACAACAGAAGTTACTCTAGCTATTGTAAAAAATGCTAAAGCTACTAGTTTTGGTGAAGGTGTATATACATTAGTTTCTGGTGAAACAAAAGAAATTACATTCTATGTGGAAGCAGAAAATGGTGATGTAAGTCCACTATATACAGTCTATGTCACTAGATTATTTAACACAGAAGATAAATTAGCAAATCTAGGTATAAAAACAAATCTAGAAGATCTACTTACAACAGCTAACTTTGATCCGGAAAATAACCTATATCAATTTAGCTTAAATGAATATCATACAAACGTTACATTTAGTTATATAGCAAACTATGGACAAACATTAAGTGGTACACCATTTAATGTTGCTCAACCATTAACACATGGACTAAATGTATTTGAAATTGAAGTTCAACCTGAAGATTTAGCAATTGAAGCATTCATTATTCGAGTTGAAATCACCATTATTAATTCAGAAATCAATCTACAAAACCTATTTATTGATGGTGTTGATAGACTTCTACCTGGTGAATCTATAATTAGATTAGAAGATGTTTCATCTGATAAGAAAACACTAGACATTGAAGCAGTACTAACTGATCTATATGGAACAGTTAAAATTAATGGAAACTTATCAGAACACTTTATTTTAGATATCTTACCTGGTGAAAATACCATCAAAATAGATGTCACATCTGAAGATGGTTCAACAACAAAAACATATACTGTCTTAGTTAAACAATTACTAGATGATTTAGACACTCTAGATAACATCCTAGTTAAAACACAAGATAACCTCTACCTATTAGGTGATGCATCAGTGAACCCACAAATAGTGTTTGATGCTTTAACAAATACATATAAATTTGTAGTCAATGAAACTGTAGAACACATCATGATAGATGTTACAAATGCATCAACTAAACAAACAGTAACAGGTGATTTACGAATACCGTTAAATATTAAACACGGTATCAACCGATTTGAAATTAGTGTGCAACCAGAAGATCTTAACAAACCTGCTAGAACCTACTTAATTGAAGTGGAAAAAGTAAATGATGAGATTTTAATTGATCAATTACTTGTAGGTCAAACAGATATTTATGAAGAAGGCGTATTAGATTACGTGATGGATAGTGTTACAAATGACCAAAAAACCATCAAAGTGATACCAATGATAAGTAATTTTGGTACTTATGTTATCTATGATACTGAAGGTAATTTAGTACAAGATCATGACGTCAATTTAAGTTTTGGACAAAACACGATTAGAATTGTCTTTACATCCGAAAGTGGTAAAACAACCAAGACTATTACCCTTACTATTGAACAAACCTATAGTAGTGATAACCAAATCATTGACGTGCGTTTCTTTGATGCAAGTACCAATATTAATCGTCTAAACTTTGATCCTGAAATCACAACTTATGACTTAGAGTTTCCTGCATCGACAACGATTGCACGTTTACGTGTTGAGACACATAACAAAGCACTCGTATTTATTAACGGTGTACAAGAAATTAATACACGTAAAGACTTTAACCTAACCTCTGGAAATACAATCACAGTGAAGTTCTATGTTATAGCTGAAAATGGAGATAAAGGCATTGAATACACTATTAACGTCTATAAACGTAAAGCAACAGACCCGGTATTAAGTGATAACACCAATTTATTAGATGTCACAATTGAAATTCCAATCAACAAACTTATATTCGATTTTGACCCAACTATCTATGAATATAACATTCAACTACCTTTTGGACATGATGAAATGTATATTAAAGGGCATACTGAAAGTAAGGCTGCAACGGTATTTGGTGAAGGTGCATACGCACTGATACCAGGACTAACTAAAGTGATTCGCTTACGAGTGACTGCAGAAGATGGTACAGTTGCTGAAAAAGAATATAAATTTAATATAACAAGAGCACTACCAAATACAGATACTACACTAAAAACATTAGTAATAGAAGATGTTAACGGTAATATACTAGCATTTGACCAATCTATATTTAATCCAGAAAACCGTACATATAATATTACATTAAATGATGATATGAAACTAAATACAGTCCATGTATTAGCAGAAAAGAATCATGAAACTCAAATACTTTATAACACCGGCATCATCCAACTACATGGTGAAGTTGAAGGATACTACAATACCATCATTACTGTAACTGTAGTTGCAGAAGATGGTAGTATTGGTGAATATATCATTTACGTATTACATGATTTAGATTTTGCAAGTCTTGCAGAAGTCAAAGATATTTCCATTCTTGGAGATGATGGTATTTCATACTTTGGTTTAGAGTTTAAAAATAATATCTATGTTTATGAAGATATCTTAGTACCATTTAATGTAGATACTACAAGACTGATTGTCCAAACAATTGGTAATGTAATCTATTTAGATGCAAGTAATACAGAAATTGAAGATAACAGACTCCAAAGTTTTGGTGTAGGTAGTCAAATAGTTTACAGATTTAGAATTGAATCCACCAATGGTTCAAATACATCAGAAGTATATACAATCTATGTCAATAGACAACTGCCTGATACCAATAGTTTATTAGAAACTCTAGAGATAAATGGTGAAATGGTTCGAGGCTTTAATCCGGACATCTTCGAATATACCATCGTACATCCACTACAATTTGAAAAATACCTTGATATTTATGGGGTAGCTCAAAGTGACAATAGTACAGTTAAAGGAAATGATGTCTATACATTAATAGAAGGTCAAACAAGAACGATTACCATTGAAGTTAAAGCTCAAAGTGGTGATGTATCTAGTTATAAACTACATATATCTTATGTAAACTCCAATGCATTATTAGGTGAATTAACAGTCTATGAAATGATTGGAGAACACGATATTCAAAATACCATTCCATTATTAGATGATACACTAGAATACACCATCATCATTGGTAAACATACAAGATATGTAAATATCAAAGGGTTTGCTAAAGATCAAGGTGGTGCAAGTATTAGAGGATTTGGTATTAGAGAGATTGGTTCTGAAGATACTGTGGTTCACATCACAGTAACTAGTGGTGATGGTTTAGAAGAGTTAACTTATGTATTAACATTAAGAAGAGATACATCCTTAAGTAACTTAAAAGAAATCACACTATTACAAATTAATAACGAAGAAGTCATAACATCCGATGAAAACGATCCGTTCGTTTATAAATATTCATTGTCTAACGGTACACAATCAGTTAAGTTAAATGCGGTTGCGAATAACAGTTCCAAAGTATCGATTAATGGCAGCGATTTTAGTACCAATAACATGGGTGAAATCATCTTAACCGATATCCAAGAAAGCCAAGTTATTAAAATATCTGTGCAAGCAGAAGATGGCTCTATACAGCATTATATGGTCATTATTGAAAGAGTACAACAACCAAGTTTACTACTTACAATTTTACTGATTATAAGTATCATTTTATGGGTTATAGCAGCAATGACTTACATCCTTAAACGTATTAGAAAAAACAACAAGAAAGATAAAAATCAACTCATATTCTAG